One Sporomusaceae bacterium ACPt DNA window includes the following coding sequences:
- the clpP_4 gene encoding ATP-dependent Clp protease proteolytic subunit has translation MNKSQNQKPVRRFWNWIQNDDGSRTLYIDGPIAEESWLGDEVTPKQFKSELLSGEGDITIWINSPGGDIFAANQIYNMLMDYKGKVTVKIDGIAASAASVIAMAGGDVFMSPVSMMMIHNPMTIAIGDTEEMEKAIAMLEEIKESIINAYELKTGLSRAKISHLMDAESWFNARKAVELGFADGILFMEDESFPSEFEVSGGMIFSRQAVTNSILQKLKPKEKPKGTPIESLEKRLFLLKP, from the coding sequence TTGAATAAATCACAAAATCAAAAACCGGTTCGCCGCTTTTGGAACTGGATACAAAACGATGATGGCAGCCGGACATTATATATTGACGGCCCAATAGCTGAAGAAAGCTGGCTGGGAGACGAAGTAACTCCCAAGCAGTTCAAATCAGAGCTGTTGTCCGGAGAGGGTGATATAACGATCTGGATCAACAGCCCTGGCGGAGATATATTTGCAGCTAATCAAATTTACAACATGCTTATGGATTACAAAGGCAAAGTGACGGTAAAGATTGACGGTATTGCAGCCAGCGCCGCTTCGGTCATAGCTATGGCCGGAGGTGACGTCTTTATGTCACCAGTCAGCATGATGATGATTCACAACCCTATGACAATAGCCATCGGTGATACAGAAGAAATGGAGAAAGCTATCGCAATGCTGGAAGAAATAAAGGAATCCATCATCAACGCTTATGAACTGAAAACCGGACTTTCCAGGGCAAAAATATCGCACCTAATGGATGCAGAAAGCTGGTTTAACGCAAGAAAAGCGGTGGAACTTGGCTTTGCCGATGGAATCTTGTTTATGGAGGATGAATCATTCCCATCCGAATTTGAAGTATCAGGAGGAATGATCTTCAGTAGGCAGGCAGTAACAAATTCCATCCTGCAAAAGCTTAAACCAAAAGAAAAACCAAAAGGAACACCAATTGAGTCGCTTGAAAAGCGGCTTTTTTTATTAAAACCTTAA